From one Microlunatus sp. Gsoil 973 genomic stretch:
- a CDS encoding DUF3817 domain-containing protein, with product MRGALTRYRVMAYIVGCLLIVLVCVGIPLQVWAGDDRLEEVAGVAHGWLYMLLIITAVDLGRRVRWPWWRIIIIALAGTIPFVTFVAEHFATKDARVRIAAAEERERNSAAARSDS from the coding sequence ATGCGCGGCGCACTGACTCGTTACCGGGTGATGGCCTATATCGTCGGCTGCCTGTTGATCGTCCTGGTCTGTGTCGGGATCCCGCTCCAGGTGTGGGCCGGTGACGACCGGCTTGAAGAGGTGGCCGGCGTCGCTCATGGCTGGCTCTACATGCTGTTGATCATCACCGCCGTCGACCTCGGGCGCCGGGTGCGCTGGCCGTGGTGGCGGATCATCATCATCGCGCTCGCCGGCACCATTCCCTTCGTCACGTTCGTCGCGGAGCACTTCGCCACGAAGGACGCCCGGGTCCGCATCGCAGCGGCCGAGGAACGGGAGCGCAACTCCGCCGCGGCGCGCTCCGACTCCTGA
- a CDS encoding GNAT family N-acetyltransferase, with product MSTYRLRPLTRAGLADIDDPCGHCNFGNLGSEPPGWVDEVADLWGICGVSAQVNGDIAGYLTFAPAELVPFVPLPSPGGSSAEAFNPDAAVFMALSVCREYRGRGLAKNLVRSAAAQLAKRQVGMIEVIGTFARPGVPHADGSRDSSMVLLPVSFWLSQGFRVVRPHPVTPTMRLDIEGDRTLAARFRRRLATLRRPGVAAGSGATGQL from the coding sequence GTGAGCACCTATCGTTTACGACCGCTGACCCGGGCCGGCCTGGCGGACATCGACGACCCGTGCGGGCACTGCAATTTCGGGAACCTCGGCTCCGAGCCACCCGGTTGGGTGGACGAGGTCGCCGATCTGTGGGGGATCTGCGGAGTCTCGGCACAGGTCAACGGCGACATCGCCGGCTATCTGACCTTCGCCCCGGCCGAACTCGTGCCGTTCGTGCCGCTGCCGAGCCCGGGCGGAAGCTCGGCCGAGGCGTTCAACCCGGACGCTGCCGTTTTCATGGCGTTGTCGGTCTGCCGGGAGTACCGCGGTCGTGGCCTGGCCAAGAACCTGGTACGCAGCGCGGCGGCCCAGCTGGCCAAACGGCAGGTGGGAATGATCGAGGTGATCGGCACCTTCGCCCGACCCGGCGTGCCGCACGCCGACGGCAGTCGTGATTCGTCGATGGTGTTGCTCCCGGTCTCCTTCTGGCTCTCCCAGGGTTTCCGGGTCGTCCGGCCGCATCCGGTGACACCGACCATGCGCCTGGACATCGAGGGGGACCGTACGCTGGCGGCCCGATTTCGCCGCCGCCTGGCAACGCTTCGCCGACCTGGTGTCGCAGCCGGGTCCGGCGCAACCGGC
- a CDS encoding PLP-dependent aminotransferase family protein — translation MTVDHPEEHHGSGGPDSRPTARRDTRLDPYIGTYAERTHGMTASAVRALFAVANRPEVVSLAGGMPNIADLPLESLGGAIARLIGEHGTRAMQYGAGQGEPLIRAQICEVMAEEGISAHPDDVVVSVGSQQGLALLTQVFCDPGDVILCEAPSYVGALGVFRTYQTQVAHVAMDEHGLDPAALREAIAACRAAGKKIKFIYTIPNFHNPAGISQPMQRRREILQIAKTEQILIVEDNPYGLLGFDTEPTPAIRSLDDQHVVYLGSFSKTFAPGFRIGWILAPHAVKEKLVLAQESATLCPPIFSQYTISAYLQSFDWRGQIKKSRELYRERRDAMLAGLEAHMPPGTTWTRPGGGFFVWLTIPAPLDAEAMLPRAVTARVAYVPGTAFYADGLGTRHMRLSYCLPTPDEIIEGTRRLAEVMTNELSINAIFSNPGRPRGLHGYEAPGPDQR, via the coding sequence GTGACAGTTGACCACCCAGAGGAGCACCACGGCTCCGGTGGACCCGACTCCCGGCCGACGGCGCGCCGGGACACTCGTCTCGACCCCTATATCGGGACCTATGCCGAGCGCACCCACGGCATGACCGCATCCGCGGTGCGGGCGTTGTTCGCGGTGGCCAACCGTCCGGAAGTCGTGTCGCTTGCCGGCGGAATGCCCAACATCGCAGATCTGCCCCTGGAATCGCTCGGCGGTGCCATCGCACGGCTGATCGGCGAACACGGCACCCGGGCCATGCAGTACGGCGCCGGTCAGGGTGAACCGTTGATCCGCGCCCAGATCTGCGAGGTGATGGCCGAGGAGGGAATCTCTGCCCATCCCGACGACGTCGTCGTCTCCGTCGGCTCCCAGCAGGGGCTTGCGCTGCTCACCCAGGTGTTCTGCGACCCCGGTGACGTGATCCTGTGCGAGGCGCCGAGTTACGTCGGCGCGCTCGGCGTCTTCCGCACCTACCAGACCCAGGTCGCCCACGTCGCGATGGACGAGCACGGCCTCGACCCGGCAGCACTCCGGGAGGCCATCGCAGCCTGCCGGGCCGCCGGCAAGAAGATCAAATTCATCTACACCATCCCGAACTTCCACAACCCCGCCGGGATCAGCCAGCCGATGCAGCGTCGCCGGGAGATCCTGCAGATCGCCAAGACCGAACAGATCCTGATCGTCGAGGACAATCCGTACGGGCTGCTCGGCTTCGACACCGAGCCGACTCCGGCGATCCGATCGCTCGATGATCAGCACGTCGTCTATCTCGGATCCTTCTCCAAGACCTTCGCCCCCGGTTTCCGCATCGGTTGGATCCTCGCCCCCCATGCGGTCAAGGAGAAGCTGGTGCTGGCTCAGGAGAGCGCCACGCTGTGCCCGCCGATCTTCTCCCAGTACACGATCTCGGCCTACCTGCAGAGCTTCGACTGGCGCGGCCAGATCAAGAAGTCCCGGGAGCTCTATCGGGAACGCCGCGACGCCATGCTCGCCGGGCTCGAGGCGCACATGCCGCCCGGCACGACATGGACGCGACCCGGCGGCGGATTCTTTGTCTGGTTGACGATTCCTGCCCCGCTGGACGCCGAGGCCATGCTGCCCCGGGCGGTGACCGCGCGTGTCGCCTATGTTCCTGGGACGGCGTTCTACGCCGACGGTCTCGGCACTCGGCACATGCGGTTGTCCTACTGTCTGCCGACTCCTGACGAGATCATCGAGGGCACCCGGCGGCTGGCCGAGGTGATGACCAATGAGCTGTCGATCAATGCGATCTTCTCCAATCCCGGGCGGCCCCGCGGGCTGCACGGGTACGAGGCGCCGGGTCCTGACCAACGGTGA
- a CDS encoding D-alanine--D-alanine ligase, which translates to MNSPSVLVLAGGLSHEREVSLHSGRRMATALRSQHLDVIESDVDSDLVKRLATAGDVVAFPLLHGEAGEDGSLREVLALLDVPFVGSIAAASRIAFDKSIANRVVAAAGVATPVQVALPHEIFRELGASSLVAALGEQVGFPMMVKPSRGGSALGCSRVDSADQLPAAMVAAYAYGQVAVVETFIEGTEVTVGVVDRGDGPQVLPAVEIRPESGVYDYAARYTPGATRFICPAELEDEVADRASRAALRVHQVLGLADLSRTDLIIDRSGVPVFLETNVAPGMTETSALPLAVEASGGDLGETCAALVQNAWKRGIRSPHMPTR; encoded by the coding sequence GTGAATAGTCCGAGCGTGCTGGTGCTGGCCGGCGGCCTGTCCCACGAGCGCGAGGTCTCCTTGCATTCCGGGCGCCGGATGGCGACCGCGTTGCGAAGTCAACACCTTGACGTGATCGAGAGTGACGTCGACTCGGACCTTGTGAAAAGGCTCGCTACGGCCGGGGACGTGGTGGCCTTTCCCTTGCTGCACGGCGAAGCCGGTGAGGACGGGTCGCTGCGCGAGGTGCTGGCACTGCTGGATGTCCCCTTCGTCGGCTCGATCGCGGCCGCATCCCGGATCGCCTTCGACAAGTCGATCGCCAATCGGGTGGTGGCAGCAGCCGGAGTGGCGACGCCGGTCCAGGTTGCGCTGCCCCACGAGATCTTCCGGGAACTCGGCGCCTCCAGCCTGGTGGCCGCACTCGGCGAACAGGTCGGCTTTCCGATGATGGTCAAACCCTCCCGCGGCGGCTCGGCGCTCGGCTGCAGCAGGGTGGATTCGGCAGATCAACTTCCGGCGGCGATGGTGGCTGCGTACGCCTACGGCCAGGTGGCAGTGGTCGAGACCTTCATCGAGGGCACGGAGGTGACGGTCGGCGTCGTCGACCGCGGTGACGGCCCGCAGGTGCTGCCGGCCGTCGAGATCCGACCCGAGTCGGGGGTTTATGACTACGCGGCCCGGTACACACCCGGGGCGACCAGGTTCATCTGTCCGGCCGAACTCGAGGACGAGGTGGCCGACCGGGCCTCCCGGGCCGCTCTACGGGTCCACCAGGTGCTCGGCCTGGCCGACCTGTCGCGGACCGATCTGATCATCGACCGGTCCGGCGTCCCGGTCTTCCTGGAGACCAATGTCGCCCCGGGGATGACCGAGACCTCGGCCCTTCCGTTGGCGGTCGAGGCATCCGGCGGTGACTTGGGCGAGACCTGCGCCGCCCTTGTCCAGAACGCGTGGAAGCGCGGGATCCGGTCGCCGCACATGCCGACCCGATGA
- a CDS encoding SURF1 family protein yields MTVDPIPDPPVVSRGSVIAKQVGVILLGLVLAAVMVGLGVWQLRVYNAQGEQQARDRASAPPVALESVARPGQEVGDAYGRQVRFTGTYDPRLQVLVSMGSGGRYRVLTGLRLPNGGILPVVRGAVTGHKAPDPPAGQVTGSGVFMPSEGSDAAGRQAGAEPTTVVLPSLAQRWTGSLVNGFATLNADQARAEGLDPVTVELPSSHGRLQNGFYALQWWVFAGFAIWMAFRMAGDLRRTGGLMGSDPGAAADADDARDPLPAEAAISPANPSAGGNSPPDETTT; encoded by the coding sequence ATGACCGTCGATCCGATCCCCGACCCGCCGGTGGTTTCCCGTGGTTCGGTGATCGCCAAGCAGGTGGGCGTCATCCTGCTCGGACTGGTACTCGCCGCGGTCATGGTGGGCCTCGGCGTGTGGCAGCTCCGGGTCTACAACGCCCAGGGCGAACAGCAGGCGCGGGACCGGGCCTCGGCCCCACCCGTCGCGCTGGAATCGGTGGCTCGCCCGGGCCAAGAGGTGGGCGATGCCTACGGGCGGCAGGTTCGGTTCACCGGTACGTACGACCCGCGGTTGCAGGTCCTGGTGTCCATGGGATCGGGCGGTCGCTATCGGGTACTGACCGGGTTGCGGTTGCCGAACGGCGGGATCCTGCCGGTGGTACGCGGAGCCGTGACCGGGCACAAGGCTCCGGATCCGCCCGCCGGGCAGGTGACCGGATCGGGGGTCTTCATGCCGTCGGAGGGCTCGGACGCCGCGGGACGGCAGGCGGGCGCGGAGCCGACCACGGTGGTGTTGCCGTCGCTGGCGCAACGCTGGACCGGCTCGCTGGTCAACGGCTTCGCGACCTTGAACGCCGACCAGGCCCGCGCCGAGGGTCTCGACCCGGTGACCGTCGAGCTGCCGAGTTCGCACGGCCGGTTGCAGAACGGCTTCTACGCGCTGCAGTGGTGGGTGTTCGCCGGTTTCGCGATCTGGATGGCGTTCCGGATGGCCGGGGACCTGCGCCGCACCGGCGGATTGATGGGTTCAGATCCCGGCGCGGCGGCCGACGCCGACGACGCCCGCGATCCCCTGCCCGCTGAGGCCGCGATAAGCCCTGCGAATCCGTCGGCTGGCGGGAATTCACCGCCGGACGAAACTACGACATAG